One region of Salvia miltiorrhiza cultivar Shanhuang (shh) chromosome 3, IMPLAD_Smil_shh, whole genome shotgun sequence genomic DNA includes:
- the LOC131016889 gene encoding uncharacterized protein LOC131016889: MSRRNVGLPYLVDKNWFGLIKKTTEKLDSQSIDSYLAVLAAKPELAGFEGIEFPANIAITGTMFSAAIDQVWNELHGKDPKGTTYDPKSEEIIQEEQMKRLCLFAVGKEPRWGEYVKKWNDVEKLIMIVHFNDHWATCLVNFTDQELKIYDSNQHKFDDIHLDIRQCAFLPICRIIPQILKKIGYYEKRNVDGKYTEWIYSYPYDGSNNLKQVDSVSCGVLCLKYVEMMLTGKYVEKNMSKAVLKTFREKIAESIYKFSTDPSTFEPLDDEDEQEDAGEGEDDGEGVAAANLRE, translated from the exons ATGTCCAGGAGGAATGTGGGATTGCCATATCTGGTGGACAAAAATTGGTTTGGTCTGATAAAGAAGACTACCGAAAAGCTAGACAGTCAAAGCATAGACTCCTACCTTGCCGTGCTAGCAGCAAAACCAGAGTTGGCTGGTTTTGAAGGAATTGAATTCCCTGCAAACATTGCCATCACAGGCACAATGTTCTCG GCCGCCATAGACCAAGTATGGAATGAATTACATGGAAAAGATCCGAAAGGCACAACATATGACCCGAAAAGCGAAGAGATCATACAAGAGGAACAAATGAAGAGGCTATGCTTGTTTGCAGTGGGGAAAGAGCCACGATGGGGGGAGTATGTCAAGAAATGGAACGATGTTGAGAAG CTCATCATGATTGTTCACTTCAACGATCACTGGGCCACCTGTTTGGTGAATTTCACGGACCAAGAGTTGAAGATATATGACTCCAATCAGCACAAGTTCGATGATATCCATCTCGATATACGTCAATGTGCTTTCTTGCCAATCTGCAGGATTATACCACAGATCCTCAAGAAGATTGGCTATTATGAGAAGCGCAATGTGGATGGGAAATACACAGAATGGATATATTCCTACCCATACGATGGATCGAACAATCTGAAACAAGTGGATAGCGTAAGTTGTGGGGTTCTGTGTCTTAAGTATGTCGAGATGATGCTTACTGGAAAGTACGTTGAAAAGAACATGAGCAAGGCAGTGCTTAAAACATTCCGTGAAAAGATAGCAGAAAGCATCTACAAATTCAGCACGGATCCAAGTACCTTTGAGCCCttggatgatgaagatgaaCAAGAGGATGCCGGTGAAGGCGAAGATGACGGTGAAGGCGTTGCGGCAGCCAATCTTCGTGAATGA